One segment of Proteus appendicitidis DNA contains the following:
- a CDS encoding Crp/Fnr family transcriptional regulator: MRIVNDEKKRNAFILMHQLDTYLSDTLLSSMRLMEVKTGEYLITQNSQATHLYCLVEGKLQIERYEINGEHVVFSFEQAFCVIGDLELFSAKDEIVFSTVQALVPSYLLALPLSIVRQKALQDANFLTFICQQLSKKLYQSSLKHSQSPYSSEFKLRRYLFFKTQQEGPSFQLEKRDSLAAMLGISTRQLNRALAYLVNINAITLKNKSITVLDFECLSHIDNSN, translated from the coding sequence GTGAGAATAGTTAACGATGAAAAAAAACGTAACGCTTTTATTTTAATGCATCAACTTGATACTTATTTATCTGATACGTTGTTGTCTTCTATGCGCTTAATGGAAGTGAAAACGGGAGAATATTTAATAACGCAAAATAGCCAAGCAACACATTTATACTGCTTAGTGGAAGGGAAATTACAGATTGAACGTTATGAAATAAACGGTGAGCATGTGGTTTTTTCTTTTGAACAAGCTTTCTGTGTTATTGGTGATTTAGAACTTTTCTCAGCCAAAGATGAAATAGTGTTTAGTACGGTACAAGCCTTAGTACCTTCTTATTTATTAGCGCTACCGCTTTCCATTGTCAGGCAAAAAGCGTTACAAGACGCTAATTTTTTAACCTTTATTTGCCAACAATTAAGCAAAAAACTTTATCAATCATCGTTAAAACACTCTCAATCTCCCTATTCTTCAGAATTTAAATTGCGCCGATATTTATTTTTTAAAACTCAGCAAGAAGGACCTTCTTTTCAATTAGAAAAAAGAGACTCATTAGCAGCAATGCTTGGGATCTCAACCAGACAATTAAACCGTGCTTTAGCATATTTAGTGAATATTAACGCGATTACATTAAAGAACAAATCAATAACGGTATTAGATTTTGAATGCTTATCTCACATTGATAATTCAAATTAA
- the add gene encoding adenosine deaminase, whose amino-acid sequence MTFNPSLLPKVELHVHLDTCLSYFYLKQLDPTISFDEFNQQFVAHKPCFDLGDFLSKVTPQINILQTKSAITLAVDDLFYQLKADNVIYAEIRFAPLLHTKQGLTDKDVVEIVISAMNEAAEKYAIKAGLILCTLRHFSALESQQTAKLVVKYLNKGVVALDLAADEARFPLDNHIAAFDYVKKAGGHLIAHAGEAKGAESVTETLDKLQVTRIGHGVRSIEDSEVINRLKSQNILLEVCPSCNIICNIYEQIEQHPVNQLKKQGVKLNINTDARTVANTSLNKEYQLLHDIFDWCEKDFQQCNIDALNASFISHDVRKKLMDELNYFYEK is encoded by the coding sequence ATGACATTTAATCCTAGTTTATTACCTAAAGTGGAGCTTCATGTGCATTTAGATACCTGTTTAAGCTATTTTTATCTTAAACAGCTAGATCCAACAATAAGTTTTGACGAGTTTAATCAGCAATTTGTTGCTCATAAACCCTGTTTTGATTTGGGTGATTTTTTAAGTAAAGTCACACCACAAATCAATATTCTGCAGACAAAATCAGCAATTACACTGGCTGTTGACGATCTATTTTATCAGTTGAAAGCAGACAATGTTATTTACGCTGAGATACGTTTTGCCCCGTTATTACACACAAAACAAGGCTTAACAGATAAAGACGTTGTTGAGATTGTTATTTCAGCAATGAATGAAGCCGCTGAAAAATATGCTATTAAAGCAGGATTGATTTTATGCACATTACGTCATTTTAGTGCATTAGAGAGTCAGCAAACCGCCAAGTTGGTTGTGAAATACCTTAATAAAGGCGTAGTTGCGCTTGATCTCGCGGCTGATGAAGCGCGCTTCCCTTTAGATAATCATATTGCTGCTTTTGATTATGTTAAAAAAGCAGGAGGTCATTTAATTGCTCATGCCGGAGAAGCAAAAGGCGCTGAAAGCGTTACTGAAACATTGGATAAACTGCAAGTTACTCGAATTGGTCATGGTGTAAGAAGTATTGAAGATAGTGAAGTAATTAATAGACTTAAATCTCAAAATATATTACTAGAGGTTTGTCCAAGCTGTAATATTATCTGCAATATATATGAGCAAATAGAACAACACCCAGTTAATCAACTAAAAAAGCAGGGCGTTAAATTAAATATAAATACCGATGCGCGAACAGTTGCTAATACTTCATTAAATAAAGAGTATCAGTTATTACATGATATTTTTGATTGGTGCGAAAAAGATTTTCAGCAATGTAATATCGATGCTCTTAATGCCAGTTTTATTTCCCATGACGTTCGTAAAAAGCTAATGGATGAACTTAACTACTTTTACGAAAAGTAG
- a CDS encoding AAA family ATPase, whose translation MTSNINGIIDNIRKAIQHSTQGMIGREQLVELVVLAAVAHEHLLVIGPPGTAKSAVVRRVSQTLGGGYFEYLLGRFTEPSELFGAVDLKKLKEGKVETDITGMLPEADIVFLDEVFLGSTAILNTLLGILNERRFKRGHTDIISPLKVCIGAANSLPDDPNLAAFSDRFLIHLFIESTPDHQLEAMLEGGWASSLTPLSAQLDITQLDELHLAAKNVDLTQIRPLLANAVRSLRNAGITLSDRRIVRVQRLIAAATVLNNREIATEQDLWPLLYVLPTEDTQQQGREILRKELSLSMNSRLFSSVEEATLQPQSRMNRLIERAKDVLHAEPVSKAEIELTLREIDANFSTEMLSEELAILRTQLAIQFSHLL comes from the coding sequence ATGACATCAAATATAAATGGAATTATCGATAATATTCGCAAAGCAATACAACACTCAACACAAGGTATGATTGGACGCGAGCAACTTGTTGAACTGGTTGTTTTAGCCGCCGTTGCTCATGAACATTTACTTGTTATCGGCCCGCCAGGTACAGCGAAAAGCGCTGTTGTCCGTAGAGTTTCTCAAACATTAGGTGGGGGCTATTTTGAATATCTTCTGGGACGTTTTACCGAACCTTCAGAATTATTTGGTGCCGTTGACCTCAAAAAACTAAAAGAAGGTAAAGTCGAAACGGATATCACAGGAATGCTACCTGAAGCGGATATCGTTTTTCTTGATGAAGTTTTTTTAGGTTCGACGGCTATTTTAAATACCTTATTAGGTATTTTAAATGAACGTCGATTTAAACGTGGTCATACCGATATTATTAGTCCATTAAAGGTGTGTATTGGTGCTGCTAATAGTTTGCCAGATGATCCGAACCTTGCCGCATTCTCAGACCGCTTTCTTATTCATCTTTTTATTGAATCCACTCCCGATCACCAATTAGAAGCCATGCTTGAAGGTGGGTGGGCTTCAAGTTTAACGCCACTTTCAGCTCAACTCGATATTACTCAATTAGATGAATTACACCTTGCTGCTAAAAATGTCGATTTAACGCAAATTAGACCGTTGCTGGCTAATGCCGTACGTTCATTAAGAAATGCAGGGATCACGCTTTCAGATAGGCGTATTGTTCGTGTTCAGCGTCTTATTGCCGCAGCAACCGTACTCAATAATCGAGAGATTGCGACAGAACAAGATCTCTGGCCTTTACTGTATGTCCTTCCTACTGAAGATACACAGCAACAAGGACGTGAAATCTTACGAAAGGAACTCTCACTTTCAATGAATTCGCGGTTATTTAGTTCAGTAGAAGAGGCGACATTACAACCCCAATCCCGTATGAACCGTTTAATTGAGAGAGCCAAAGATGTGCTCCATGCAGAACCAGTATCTAAAGCAGAGATTGAACTGACGTTACGAGAAATAGATGCCAATTTCTCAACAGAGATGTTAAGTGAAGAACTTGCCATATTACGAACTCAATTAGCAATACAGTTTAGCCACTTATTATGA